The genomic window CCAAAGGATGATTCTCCCAAACTCTTGAATACTGGGGGTTTGAGATTAATAAGATGTGTTTCCATATGGCCATAAGGAGGACTGGGGAGCCCAGGAGACTGATAGTTGAAGTTATGGACAGAAATGGCAGAGTCACAAATAGGAGATTTCTCCTCATGCTTCTCCAGAAGGACAGACTGAGGGCCTAGCTGGAGGCATCCAGCCACCAGGTTGCTTGTGGGCTGAGACAGACCTTTGCAGAGCATCTCCACAAAGCCCTTCCCTTCAGGTGTCTGTCCAGTTTCCAGGACCTCAGACAAAGCCCAAATATAGTTCCTGGCCAGTCTTAGAGTCTCTATCTTGGAGAGCTTTTGGGTCTTTGAGTAACATGGCATGACTCTCCTCAGGTTGTCCAGGGCATCATTCAAGCCGTGCATCCGGGTCCGCTCTCTAGCATTGGCCTTAACTCTTCGGGCCCTGAATCTCTCAAGGCGAGCTTttgtcatcttctttttcttgggACCCCTTCTCTTAGGCTTCTCcccatcctcttcctcctcttcttcctcctcaatACTGTCATGCTCTTCAGCTAAGCTTCCAAGCATCCCATAAGCAGCTggtcttctttcctcctccttcatctCATTCTGAGAGCTCAGACCTTTGTCCATCCAAGATGGTGTGTTGACCAACTCTGTCACCTCCTTGGATTTCACATAAGGTTTTGCCATTCCTAGATTCTGGGAAAGGAAATGTCAATGATTAATATCTTTGAATATCTgcctttatttaaatgtaaactttctttttatatattagataaaaatcacagaattggggcacctgggtggctcagtgtgttaagcctctgccttcggctcaagtcatgatctcagggtgtctgcctctctgcctacttgtgatctctctgtcaaataaataaataaaatatattttttttaaagcacagaatTGTATTGGGATTCAACTTATGATTATCTAGTCCAAGTCCACCATTCTGAATAAGTTATCTAAGGCTCAAATAAATGCCCAGAACACTAATATAGCTATGGCATATTACAAAAAAACCaactaaagaaaatggaaattgacTTGATTCTTCATTATAGGGCCAgtgctttactctttttattctcTGGTACTTTGTCTCATAGATACTCTATGCAAAAATAACTGATATAATGGTCaaacatatttttccttcttcccagaatGCATATCATAAAGGGAAGAAGATAAGATGACCATATAAATTATTGTCCAAATAGAGAAATTCCTGAAAGTAAAAGAGGATACTAAAGTAAttataactatataatatatatacaataattataattattacaaaatttgaaaagaatattaaTAAGTAAACTGTTATATTTAATACTATAAAATAGATGAAACACTGTTTCATTCAGACTACTTTGTTATCCCAGCCTCTATTTAGAgatatatcacatatatttaaCCTATAACATTCCATGCTTCCCACTAACTCTACCAACTGTTAGGTCCAACCATCCTAGGAAAGAACCATGCCACAACTAGTTGCTATGTGACATGAAATATTTCCTCACCATCACCTGAAGAGCATTTTGCTTTTCACCAAGCACCTTGTGGCTTGTCCAGTATAGTGGTGTTAGAGGTGTTAGTGATATGGTGTCTAAAAGGATCAGGAAAAGAGAGCAGGGTTACCACTgaccatttttttcaaattgaccCATATGTTACAATGATAACTCTTCCATTGTACATGCATCTCACATCATCAGACAAGACTATGGCAGAGCACCTAGATTTATAAGCCAGAGGTCTAAAAAGCTCACTGAAGATTATTTTATTGCaactattataaaaatacttcattaaaaatgaaaaatctggaaCAAATGCCAGACTTAAAATGGTAGCTGCAAACATTGAAATAGCCTGACTACTTTAATTTATTTGCCTCTCAGATACAATTTAATATGAATTTTCTTTGACAATATTGCAGTATGAAAACCAGAAGACATCAGTAGTTAATAAACATTTTGTGTTCAATTCTGGAAGAATGCCTTGTTTTGAGATTTTCTGAtcaatttgtatatatataatttaccaAATAAAAGTATCTGAGAAGCTCCATTTGGGCAACCCAATTTATCAGCTTGGTCTTTGAAACATTAAACCTTCCATCACTTTTGTATATCGGAAAAAAGAgagcatgataaatgttttttgaTCCTTAAAGCTTGGGCCCCAAACCAATGAATGCAGGAATTAgcacatagatttttaaaatataaatatatgatttgatTTGTTTCTGGTAATTTGAACTTGTTTTCCTTGTAACCTCATTTACCTCCTATAAATAATTAATGTTACCACATTGCAAAAACAGCCTAGGTTTCATGTTAATCAGCACAGAAATCATGTCAGCTTGACTTACTCACTTAATAAGGTTTCCTGGGTAAGCAGCTTTATTGAAAACACACGTTGGAACCTATTGGTCAATTGGCTGCCCAGGCCAAGTTAGAAAATCCCATTTTTAATATGGATGATGGAGCTTGTGTGCTGAGCTGCACTTCTAACTCAGCTAGCTATCC from Mustela lutreola isolate mMusLut2 chromosome 8, mMusLut2.pri, whole genome shotgun sequence includes these protein-coding regions:
- the NEUROD4 gene encoding neurogenic differentiation factor 4 — translated: MAKPYVKSKEVTELVNTPSWMDKGLSSQNEMKEEERRPAAYGMLGSLAEEHDSIEEEEEEEEDGEKPKRRGPKKKKMTKARLERFRARRVKANARERTRMHGLNDALDNLRRVMPCYSKTQKLSKIETLRLARNYIWALSEVLETGQTPEGKGFVEMLCKGLSQPTSNLVAGCLQLGPQSVLLEKHEEKSPICDSAISVHNFNYQSPGLPSPPYGHMETHLINLKPPVFKSLGESSFGSHPPDCSTPPYEGPLTPPLSISGNFSLKQDGSPDLDKSYSFMPHYPSASLNSGHVHSTPFQAATPRYDVPIDMSYDSYPHHGIGAQLNTIFTD